The DNA sequence CACGGCGTACGCCTCCCGCCTCGAACCGCTGCCCCTGCTGCGGGTCGAGGAGCTGGACCTGCCGGGCCGCCGGGTCCGCCTGTCCGCCGAGCCCGACCCGGCCGTCGGGCGGCTGCCCCACCTCAACCCGTTCCTGCGCCGCTGGGACCACCACGGGGGACCCAGGCGCAAGGGCCGTACGACTGCCCTGAAGGGCGGGGCGGTCCCCGTGTCGGAGGGGGAGTGGCTGCCGCTGGAGGACGGCGTCGAGGTGTACTTCGCCAAGGGCGCGACCTACCGCACCGGCGACCACTGGATCATCCCCGCCCGCACCGCCACCGGCGGCGTCGAATGGCCCACCGACGCGGCCCGGCGCCCGCTGCTCCGGGGCCCCTCCGGCATCGTCCGCGGTTTCGCGCCGCTGGCCCTGGTGAAGGGCGAGGGCGGCACCGTCGATCTGCGCCTCGCCTTCAACCCGCTGGCCGGCAGCATCCCGGCCGCCGACGAGGCGACGCTCGCGGCCGAGGAGCAGGCGCGCCGCGAGGAGCAGCGGGCGGAGGACCCGTCGGGCGGCAGGTCGCAGACCACGGCGGAAGCAGAGGCCGCGGCGGAAGGAGACGAGTAATGGCCAAGCCCCTGAGCGCGTCAAAGATGGTCGAGATACTGCGTGCGGAGGGCCTCAAGGTCCACGAGGTCCGCAGCTGGCGCACCCACAACCGCAACAGCAAGGGCCCCTGGGGCCCGGTGAACGGCGTGATGATCCACCACACCGTCACCAAGGGCACCGACGCGTCGGTCAGCATCTGCTACAACGGCTACTCCGGCCTGCCCGGCCCGCTGTGCCACGGCGTGATCGACAAGAAGGGCGAGATCCACCTCGTCGGCAACGGCCGCGCCAACCACGCAGGCCTCGGCGACAGCGACGTCCTGCGTGCCGTGATCAACGAGTCGAAGCTGCCGCACGACAACGAGGCCGACACCGACGGCAACGCGCACTTCTACGGCTTCGAGTGCATCAACCTCGGCGACGGCAAGGATCCCTGGCCCGAGGCGCAGAAGGAGGCCATCGAGAAGGTCTCGGCCGCGATCTGCCGCCACCACGGCTGGAGCGAGCGCTCGGTCATCGGCCACAAGGAGTGGCAGCCGGGCAAGACCGACCCGCGCGGTTTCACGATGGACGGTATGCGGGGGCGCATCGCGGAGCGGCTGAAGGGTGGCGGAGGAAAGCCCGACCCGGACCCGAAGCCGGCGCCCAAGCCGAAGCTGGAACCGTTCCCGGGCAGCGGCTTCTTCCACGTCGGCCAGAAGTCCCCGATCATCACGGCCATGGGCCGCCGGCTGGTCGCCGAGGGATGCGGCCGCTACGAGGAGGGCCCGAGCCCCGAGTGGACCGAGGCCGACCGCCGCTCCTACGCCGCCTGGCAGCAGAAGCTCGGCTTCAAGGGCAAGGACGCGGACGGCATCCCCGGCAAGGTCAGCTGGGACAAGCTGAAGGTGCCCAACGTGTGACGGTCTGCGACCGGCGCTGATACGGCCCAGGTACCCCGCGGGGGTGTCCTGGGCCGTTTTCACGCGCCGGAAGGGTCTTGCTCCACCGGCGGAAACAGGTCACACTGGATACCGAACGAATGGTCGGTTGGGAAGCGGGAATCGATGACGACTTCACACTCCGCCGAGGCGCCCCCCGAAGAGCCGCTCCAGGAGCACTTCGATGCGACGATCTCGCGCGACCAGCGGATCGAGCCGCGCGACTGGATGCCGGACGGCTACCGCAAGACGCTGATCCGGCAGATCGCGCAGCACGCCCACTCGGAGATCATCGGCATGCAGCCCGAGGGCGAGTGGATCACGCGCGCCCCGTCCCTGCGCCGCAAGGCGATCCTCTTCGCCAAGGTCCAGGACGAGGCCGGTCACGGCCTGTACCTGTACTCGGCGGCGGAGACCCTGGGCGCCGACCGCGCGGACCTGACCGACCGGCTCATCGAGGGCCGCCAGAAGTACTCGTCGATCTTCAACTACCCGACCATGAGCTTCGCCGACGTCGGCGTGATCGGCTGGTTCGTGGACGGCGCGGCGATCTGCAACCAGGTGCCGCTGTGCCGGAGTTCGTACGGGCCCTACGCGCGCGCGATGGTGCGGATCTGCAAGGAGGAGTCCTTCCACCAGCGGCAGGGCTACGAACTGCTGATGACGATGATGCGCGGCACCGACGCCCAGCGCGAGATGGTGCAGGACGCCGTGAACCGCTGGTGGTGGCCGTCGCTGATGATGTTCGGCCCGCCCGACGACGCCTCGCCGAACTCCGCGCAGTCGATGGCCTGGAAGATCAAGCGGCACAGCAACGACGAGCTGCGCCGGCGCTTCGTCGACATGACCGTCCCCCAGGCCGAGAAGCTCGGCGTGACCCTGCCCGACCCGGAGCTGCGCTGGAACGCCGAGCGCGGGCACCACGACTTCGGCACCCCCGACTGGGACGAGCTGATGCGGGTCATCAAGGGCGACGGGCCGTGCAACGACCAGCGTATGGAGCGGCGCAGAAGCGCCCACGACGAGGGCGCCTGGGTCCGCGAGGCGGCCACCGCCCACGCGGCCAAGCAGGCCGCCCGTGCGGAGAAGGGAGCGGTGGCATGAGCGCCGACAAGCAGAGCTGGCCGCTGTACGAGGTGTTCGTGCGCGGCAAGCGCGGACTGAACCACGTCCACGTGGGCTCGCTGCACGCCGCCGACGACCGGATGGCACTCACCCACGCGCGCGACCTGTACACGCGTCGCAACGAAGGCGTCAGCATCTGGGTGGTGCGGTCCGAGCACATCACCGCCTCGACCCGCGACGAGAAGGACCCGTTCTTCGAGCCCAGCGCCGACAAGGTCTACCGCCACCCGACGTTCTACGACATCCCCGACGACGTCCCGCACATCTGAAGGAGAGGGCATGAGTGACGACCACGTCTACATGACCCTCGCCGAGGGACACGACGACGACACCCGCTGGGCGTACGGCACCGGCTTCGAGGACCCGCTGCACGGCGTCGACACCACCGTGCCCGAGGGCATCGACGCCGGTGAACTCGCCGCCTTCTGCGTCGCGTTGGCCGACGACGCCCTGGTCGCGGCACAGCGCCTGGGCGAGTGGGTCACCCGCGCCCCCGAGCTGGAGGAGGAGGTGGCGCTGGCCAACATCGGCCTCGACCTCCTCGGCCAGGCCCGCCTGCTCTACTCCCGCGCCGGCCAGGCCGACGGCACCGGACGCGACGAGGACGCCTACGCCTACTTCCGCGACGCCGGCGACTTTCGCAACGTACGCCTGACCGAACTGCCCAACGGCGACTTCGCGTTCTCCATCGTCCGGCTGCTGATGTTCTCCAGCTGGCGCCTCGCACACTTCGAACGGCTGGCGTCGCACCCGGACCCCGTCCTGGCGGCGATCGCCACGAAGGGCGTCAAGGAGCTGGCCTACCACCGGCAGTACGCGGCGGAGTGGGCGGTACGCCTGGGCGACGGCACCGAGGAGTCGCACCGCCGGATGCGCCGCGCACAGGAGCAAGTGGCCCCCTACCTCGGCGAGTTGTTCACGGCATACGACGTCCGCGACGAGGTCGTGACCGTCCTGCGCCAGGTCACCCACGCCGCCGGACTGCCCATGCCGGTGTACCGGCCGCTGCCCGGATCCGGCCGCGACGGCGAGCACACCGAGCATCTCGCCCCCCTGCTCGCCGAGTTGCAGGGCGTCGCCCGCGCCCACCCGGAGGCGACATGGTGACCACCCTGCTCGACGCCCGGCGCGCCCGGCGCATCGCCGACCAGGTGCCGGACCCCGAGCTGCCCATGCTCACCCTGGCCGACCTGGGCGTCCTGCGGGACGTCGAGCTGACCGAGGACGGCACGGTGGTCGCCAGCCTGAGCCCGACCTACTCGGGGTGCCCGGCGATGGCGGAGATGCGGGCGGACGTCGCGGCCCGCCTGCGCGAGGCGGGGTACGAGCGCGTGGAGATCCGCACCGTCCTCGACCCGCCGTGGACCAGCGACTGGATCACCCCGTCCGGCCGCCGCAAGCTCACCGAACACGGCATCGCGCCGCCCGGCCCCGCCCCGCGCGGCGCCGGCCCCGTCGCCCTCGTGCTGTCACCCACCCGGCACGCGGTGACCTGCCCGCGCTGCGGCTCGGCGGACACCGAGGAGACCTCCCGCTTCGCCGCCACGTCCTGCAAGGCGCTGTGGCGCTGCCGCGCCTGCCGCGAGCCGTTCGAGTACGTCAAGGAGATCTGAATGGAAGGCCTGAGGGAAGAACCGACGGCTGCGTCGGTACGCCCGCGCCCCCGCCGCCGTCCGGCCTTCCACGCCCTGCGCGTCGCCGCCGTGACGCCCCTGTGCGCGGACGCGGTCGCCGTCGGATTCGACATCCCGGCGGAGCTCGCCGAGGAGTTCGCGTTCGCGCCCGGGCAGTCACTGACGTTGCGGCGCGAGATCGAGGGGCGGGACGAGCGGCGGTCGTACTCGATCTGCTCGCCCGTCGGGTCGATTCCGCGCATCGGCGTCCGGGTCGTGCCCGGCGGCCTGTTCTCGTCCTGGCTCGTCAGCGAGGTACGCCCCGGCGACACCGTCGAGGTGATGGCTCCCACCGGCGCCTTCACCCCCGACCTCACCGCGCACGGCCATCACGTGCTGATCGCGGCGGGCTCCGGCATCACGCCCATGATGTCCATCGCGGAGTCCGTCCTGGCCGCCGACGACCGCTCGACGGTCACCCTCCTCTACGGCAACCGCCGTAGCGGCACGGTCATGTTCGCCGACGAGCTCGCGGACCTGAAGGACCTGTACCCGGCCCGGTTCCAGCTCGCCCATGTGCTGTCCCGCGAGCCACGCGAGGCCGAGGTGCTGTCGGGACGTATCGACGCCGAACGGCTCTCGACGCTCATCGACGCGCTGGTCGACGTGGAGAGCGCCGACCACTGGTGGCTGTGCGGCCCGCACGGCATGGTCCGGGATGCGCAGGGGGTGCTGGCCGGCCTCGGGGTGCCGACCGAGCGGGTGCATCAGGAGCTGTTCTACGCCGACGACGAGCCCGTACGGGAGGCGGTCCACGAGGAGAGCGGCCCGCAGGGGCCCGTCAGCCAGGTCACGATCACCCTCGACGGCCGGTCGACCACCGCTGCCCTGCCGAGGGAGCGGACCGTCCTCGACGGCGCCCAACGGACCCGCCCCGACCTGCCGTTCGCCTGCAAGGGCGGCGTCTGCGGCACCTGCCGTGCGCTGGTCACCGACGGCAAGGCGGACATGCGCCGCAACTTCGCGCTGGAGACGGCCGAGGTGGACGCGGGTTACGTCCTGACCTGCCAGTCGTACCCGGTCTCCGAGACACTGACCGTGGACTACGACAGCTGACGGAAGAGTTGAGTGGCGAGGAAAGCGAAAGGACTATTTCAAGAAGGAGTTGAGAAGGAAGTCCCTTCATGGCCTCGCCACGGCCGACTCTAACAGTCACGCGGGGATCAGGTCGCGCAGATTTTCGGGGGTCAGGACGCGCGAGTCCGGGTGCAGCCCGTCGGGCCGCTGGAGCCCGATGTAGGTGACCGGATCGTCGGGGACCTTCTCGCCGTCCCACAGGGTCGTGGTCGTGGCATCCATCAGGCCCGTCAGATAGCGCACCGTCAGCTGCTCGCGCTCCACGATGCCCCGCAGCAGCGTCGCGACCGACACCCGGTTCTCCTCGACCCGGTTGGCGGCCGGCGTCCCCCGCAGGTACAGATGCAGCCACTTGGCACGCCACCGGCCATCGGGCCCTCGCAGGAACGCCAGCGGCAGCGCGACCCGGCCCGGTCCGCGCAGCTCCGACTTCATGCGCACGGTACGCGGCTCGAACGGGCGGCCCTGCTGCTCGGCCTCACGCAGCATGAACCCGAAGAACGACTCCTCGACTTCTTCGAAGCCCTCCCCGGCGAAGATGTTCACCTGCGGCACGATGAAGTCGCCGCGCACGGCCCCCAGGCGCAGATTGATGAACTCCGAGGCGCCGTCGGGCGCTTCGGTGATGTCACCGGAGTGCTCGCCCTCCAGGTCCTTGAGGTTGGTGTAGGCCAGCCAGCAGACCGTCGCGAATTCGGCGTCCAGCATCAACGCCGACAGGTCGTAGTCGGTGCGCCGGTCGGCCTCCTTCCAGTACACGAAGAACCGCAGCAGTTCGCCGTCCACCGGAGACAGCGAGCCACGCGGCAGCACGCCGAGCCCGGCCGCGGACGCCCGGCCGCTGAGCGGCAGCGCCACATCCAGCACGTCCGGGTCGATCAGCAGATGGCCCGGGGCCGGCAGCCGCCGCCGTATCTCGGCGTCCAGCGCCGCAATCAGGCGCTCCCGCTCGGGCGGCAGTACGGGCGGACGGTCGTCCTCGGTGACCCAGGCGCGGCCGAGCCGGTTCACGAAGACCCGGCGCTCGCCGGTGTCCTGCGCGCGGTTGGCGAGGTGTTCGCGCACCGACAGCACCACCCGGCCGGACACGTCTCCCACGACCTCCTCGGCGGCGGACGCCACCGCGAGGCGCTCGTCCTGGTCCAGGGCCAGCCTCAGCAGCCGGTCCAGGGAGCGGAACAGCTTGCCCGGCGCGGACTTCAGCAGCTTCGCCGCGCCCGTGATGTCGTTCATGCCGAGCAGCTCCTCGACCCGGCTGTCGAAGGAGCGGGCCTCCTTCTCGCGCCGGGCGACCGCGAACACGTCGGCGGCGTGCGGCCACCGCGGGTACTCGTGCGGGTGCAGGCGCTCGCCGAGCCGCTTCCACGCCTCGCGGTGCGCATGCACGTCGGCCAGCTTGGCGGGGGACGCGGCGACGACCGCGTCCAGGCCCGCGAGCAGCGCGCGGCGCACCGGACGGGACAGCGCCCGGAACCGGGTCGGCGCCTGCAGCGTCACGTCGCCGCCCGACAGGGCGCAGGCCAGCCGCAGCACATCGGTGACCGTGTCCAGCAGCAGCTGCCCACCGGCCTTCAACCGGGCCTCGTTCACAACGGCACGGTTCTCCCGCACGGGGATCGCCGCGGGCTGCGGAGCGTCCACGCAGTGCCCGGCGAGGACCCGCAGATCGCGCAGGTCCTCCTCGCCCAGGGGCGTGCTGCTGCCCGCCAACGCCAGGTACAGGGAGGCCACTTCGGCGTCCGCGTCGCCGCCGAGGTGCAGGACCGTCAGACGGTCGCCCGCCGCGGCGATCAGCTCCTCGTGGTGGCCGAGCATCTCGGTGTAGGTGTGCTGGTAGCGGCCGTACGACGGCAGAGTGAGGAGGTTGACGAACCCCTCGCTCAGCTGCTCCAGAACCACGGGGCGTGCGCCATCGTCGGCCAGCGCCTCGGCCACGCAGCGCATCCAGAAGTCGTAGGTGTCCGGCACGTTGGCCGGGAAGTCGACGAAGTACGCGTTGTGCCGCACATGGTCGCCGACCATCTCGCGGACCGTGCCCAGGGTCCGCACGGCGGTGTCGACGACCGTGCCCTCGGACAGCCCCGACAGCCGCGCCAGCAGCTCCGCCGACAGCTTGAAGCCCACGGACATGAGCGCGGCGTCGAACTGCCGTGCCGCGACGGCGCCTTCCCCGGCGGGACCCGCGGGGGAGGGGAGACGGTGGACGTGCCGGATGACCAGGGGTTCGAGGCGGTGGACCATCCCGGGATCGTCCCAGAGCAGGGCGAGCGGGCGCACTCGGGTTTTCGTCTGCGAGGCGGGCATCCACACCCCGCGCACGCGCCAGGAGTGCGGAATTTTGGCGGGTATCGTTCCCGGTTCGGCCGGGCATCGTTAGTTGGCGGGGTTTGAGGGTGAGAGAGGGGAAACATGCCGTCGTCGTCGATGCGGTCGGTCGATGCACAGCCACAACCGGTACTCAGTCCGCCGGCGCCCGTCGCCGTCTTCCTGGTGGTGACGATCGAGCGGGGCGGCGAGCCCGCCGTGCACGATCTGCTCGCCGGTCTCGCAGGGCTCATACGGGCCGTCGGGTTCCCGAGTCCCGACAGCGGTCTGTGCTGCGCCACCGGAGTGGGATCCGCCGCGTGGGACCGGCTGTTCGGGGACCCGCGTCCCCAAGAACTGCATGCCTTCAGGGAGTTGGAGGGGACGCGGCACCGCGCCGTGTCGACCCCCGGTGACCTGCTCTTCCACATCAGGGCCGCCCGCACCGATGTGTGCTTCGCCCTGGCCGCCGAGATCATGAAGCGGCTGCGCGGCGCGGTCACCGTCCAGGACGAGGTCCAGGCCTTCGCCTACTTCGACTCGCGCAACCTGCTCGGCTTCGTCGACGGCACCGAGAACCCCGTCGGCCAGGCGGCGGCCGACGTGGCGGTCGTCGGTGACGAGGACCCCGCGTTCCGCGGCGGAAGCTACGCGATGGTCCAGAAGTACGTGCACGACGTCGACGCCTGGGAAGCCCTCGCGGTCGAGGCCCAGGAGAAGGTGATAGGCCGCTCCAAGCTGACCAACATCGAACTCGACATGCCCGGCTCCCACAAGGACGTGAACACGATCACCGGCCCGGACGGGGAGGAGCTGGAGATACTGCGGGGCGCGATGCCGTTCGGCAGGCCGGGGCACGGAGAGTTCGGCACCTACTTCATCGCCTACGCGCGTACCCCCGAAATACCGGAGACCATGCTGCGGAACATGTACCTCGGCGGCCCGGAATCAGGCCCGGACCCGATCCTCGACTACTCGGAGGCGGTCACCGGAACCCTCTTCTTCGTCCCCTCGGCGACGTTCCTGGAGGCGATACCGGATCGGCCCGCCGCGGACTGATCCCGGCCGGCCGGAGGCGGGCTGCAAGCCTCCACGGGGGCGGCTCGCCTCACCCGGCCACGGCGAAGGCGACGGGTGCGAGGCGGCAGCGGCAGGCAGGTGCCGGCACCGGCACCGGCGAGGTCAGGACTGCTCCGCCGCCCGCTCCGCGTCCCGCTGCTTCAGACGGGCCGCCTCCTTGCGGACCTCGGCCTGGGTCGCGCGCTCCTTGACCAGCCACTCGGGCTGCTCCTGCTTCACGGCCTCGATCTGCTCGGTGGTGAGGGCCTCCGTGACGCCGCCGCGGGCGAGCCCCGCGATGGAGATTCCCAGCTTCTGCGCGACGACCGGACGGGGGTGCGGGCCGTTCGCCCGCAGCTCCTGGAGCCACGCGGGCGGGTCTGCCTGGAGCGCGTTGAGCTCGGCGCGCGTGACGACACCCTCCCGGAACTCGGCGGGGGTGGCTTCGAGGTACACACCCAGCTTCTTGGCCGCGGTCGCGGGCTTCATGGTCTGGGTGCTTTGGTGCGACGTCATGGTCCCCAGGGTATCGACTGGGTGAACCGCCGCTGACCACGGCCGGTAACCTGGCCTGGTGACAGGCTCGGAAGTACCCCCGTCGTTCCGGCTCGCCTACGTCCCGGGCGTGACCCCCGCCAAGTGGGTGCGGACCTGGAACGAGCGCTTCCCCGACGTACCCCTCACCCTCCACTCGGTGACCGCCGCGCAGGCCCCCGACGTGCTCCGGGACGGCGGGGCCGACGCCGGTTTCGTACGGCTGCCGGTCGACCGCACGGTCCTCAGCGCGATCCCCCTCTACACCGAGACCACGGTCGTCGTCGTCCCCAAGGACCACGTCGTCTCGGCGGTCGACGAGGTGACTGCCGAGGACCTGGCCGACGAGGTCGTCTTCCACCCCCTCGACGACGTCCTCGACTGGGAGCACCCGCCTGGTCAGCCGGCCTTCGAGCGCCCCGCCACCACCGCGGACGCCGTCGAGCTGGTGGCGGCGGGCGTCGGCCTGCTTGTCGTGCCCCAGTCGCTGGCCCGGCTCCACCACCGCAAGGACCTCACCTACCGGCCCCTGGTCGACGCCCCCCAGTCGAGCGTCGCGCTGTCCTGGCCTCAGGACGCGACCACCGACCTGGTCGAGGACTTCATCGGCGTGGTTCGCGGCCGCACGGTCAACAGCACCCGGGGCCGTACGACGTCCCAGGCCCCGCCCGCGACGGAACAGCCGAAGCGCAAGCGCCCCGAAGCCGGCGGCACCCCGCGGCGTCAGCCCGCGGCAGGGGGCCGGAGCGGCCGCACCGGCTCCGGCGGCGCCAAGGGCACGAAGGGCGCCAAGAGTCCCCGGCGCGGCAAGCCCCGCCGCAAGTCGTAGCGGACGGTCGAAGCGCCCGGCGGCCGGCTACCCGGTGTGTTCCGTGAGCCTGCGTTCCAGGTCGCGCAGGTCCTTGCCGATGTTGGAGCGGACATGACGGGCCATGATCGGCGCCGCCGGCCGGTAGACACCGCCCGGGCCGCCCCGGACGCGGATACGCGCGAGGGTGCCGTCCGCGTGCGGGTCGAAGGCATAGGTGACCTGCATCGGCACCGGTCCGGCCACGGACACCATGTCGAGCAGCCGGGGGAAGTCGTACGACGCCACGCGCAGCACGTAGTCGATGTGCCGGCCGAGGAAGTGAGCCGTCCGCTTGACCTCGGCGCCGACCCCGAAGCCGCCGTCGTCCGCCTCGCGGGTCAGCTCCGCCCTGCGGATGCCCTGGGTCCAGTCGGTGTCGTGGCGCCAGTCCATGGCATACGCGGCAACCCGCTCGGGAGGGAAGGGGATCACCCGCTCCGCCGACACGTCGATCGTCATGGCTCCAGCATCCCCGCGCCGGGAGTCGAGCGCTCGGCGCGGGGATCAGGTCGCCGGGTCAGGACGCGTACGTCGCCTGTTCGGCCGTACGGACGACCGTCTGCCCGCCTGCCTGGCTCAGCAGACCGGCGGTGACCCAGGCGTTCACGGTGGACCGCACGCGCGAGACCAGCGCACCCTTGCTGCCGAAGGGGGCCCCGGCCCAGATCTCGTCCAGCAGCGTGGTGCCGTCGGACTTCGCGGGGTTGGCGACGCCGGAGTCGGAGTTGCCGAAGATCACCCGGGGTTCCGAGCGCCGGAAGTAGGCGTGGGTCGGGGCCTCGGTGCCTTCGAAGAAGGGGGCGAACTCGGTTCCGGCGAGGGTGTAGTGGAGCGGCTTGCCGGACACGGGCGCGAGCGACGGCAGCAGATCGCCCGACAGACCCGCGTTGCGGTACAGGCCCAACTGCAGATGGCTCGTGGAGGAGTTGCGGCCGACGAGATTGACGGGGCCGTAGAGCAGCGTCTGCAACGCAGGGTCGTCGAGCGCCTTCTCCACCCGGAGCCGGAAGGGCATCGAGATCCGCACGGTGTCGCCGCTGCGCCACGTCCGCGAAACGGTGAAGTAGCTCCCCGGTGTCGGAGTGCCGCTCACCGCACTGCCGTTGACCGTCACCCGGAAGCCGGCGGTCGCCCACGACGGCACCCGCAGCCGCAGCGCGAAGGCCGCGCTGCCGCCGCCGATGGTGAGCGTGGTGCCCTGCTCGCGGGGAAACCCGGTCGCCTGAGTGATCGTCACACTCCTTTCGGACCAGTACAGTTGGGAGGGACTGTAGAGGTTCACGTACAGCGCGCTGCCGTCGGCGGCCTTGAAGTACACCGAGTCCTGGTACTTGGTGGCGCTCTCCATGCCGGTGCCCTCGCAGCAGGTCGTGCCCTGCTTGGGCGTGTAGTCCCGCACATGACCCGGCGTCAGCCCGATGAAGTACGTGACCAGCGGCTTCTCGGCGTCTGCCTTGTCCTGCTTGGAGCCGAGGACCTGGTTGTAGAGCGCACGCTCGTAGTAGTCCATGTACTTCGGCTGCTGCTCGTGGAAGAACAGCGTCCGGCTCAGCTTCAGCATGTTGTAGGCACAGCACGTCTCGGCGGTCGTGTCGCTGATCGTGCCCGCGATCACGTCGCGCGCCTTCCAGAACTCGGCGGTGCTGGTGCCGCCGATGCCGTACATACGGTGGGGGACGACCATGCCCCAGAAGTTGCGGGCGGCGTCGAGATAGCGGGCCTCGCCCGTCGCGTCGTACAGCCGCAGGTACCCGGTGAAGATCGGTATGTGCTGGTTGGCGTGCAGCCCGTCGAGGATGTCGGTGTTCGCGGCGGAGTTGTCGATGAGCCGGTCCAGGTCGAACAGCTGGGCCAGCGCGAGGTGTTCGGCCTTTCCGGTGATCGCGTGCAGGTCGCAGATCGCCTCGACGATGCCGCCGAACTCGCCGCTGGAGAACAGCCCCCACA is a window from the Streptomyces sp. NBC_00299 genome containing:
- a CDS encoding beta-L-arabinofuranosidase domain-containing protein, coding for MARPLSRRSLLQAAALAAAVPAISHSATGRALAASAAPAAVQEAQSVAVTPSTWTVQPFALDDVTLRPGLFADKRQLMLDHARGYDVNRLLQVFRANAGLSTGGAVAPGGWEGLDGEANGNLRGHYTGHFLTMLSQAYAGTGEQVFVEKIRTMVGALTDVRAALRKDPAVLSVSGRFGTAAEHVRGSYQYVDLPAAVLGGASAITLSTWVKPTHDADWTRVFDFGNNTTRYLYLAARNAAGVPRFAITTNGPGGEQGLDGTAALPLDQWSHLAVTIAGGTGTLYVNGAAVARNSAMSLTPAALGTLTNNWLGRSNFATDPVFAGAYDEFNIWSRALTAAEITQLQSSRAADAPAGRGDLASYAFDETSGGTFADASGRGLTATLRRTWGGPSHPGFLAAYPETQFIDLESRTASDYTKVWAPYYTAHKILRGVLDAYLTTDDARALDLASGMCDWMYSRLSKLPEATLQRMWGLFSSGEFGGIVEAICDLHAITGKAEHLALAQLFDLDRLIDNSAANTDILDGLHANQHIPIFTGYLRLYDATGEARYLDAARNFWGMVVPHRMYGIGGTSTAEFWKARDVIAGTISDTTAETCCAYNMLKLSRTLFFHEQQPKYMDYYERALYNQVLGSKQDKADAEKPLVTYFIGLTPGHVRDYTPKQGTTCCEGTGMESATKYQDSVYFKAADGSALYVNLYSPSQLYWSERSVTITQATGFPREQGTTLTIGGGSAAFALRLRVPSWATAGFRVTVNGSAVSGTPTPGSYFTVSRTWRSGDTVRISMPFRLRVEKALDDPALQTLLYGPVNLVGRNSSTSHLQLGLYRNAGLSGDLLPSLAPVSGKPLHYTLAGTEFAPFFEGTEAPTHAYFRRSEPRVIFGNSDSGVANPAKSDGTTLLDEIWAGAPFGSKGALVSRVRSTVNAWVTAGLLSQAGGQTVVRTAEQATYAS